In the genome of Luteitalea pratensis, the window CTCGGCGGCCACGCGGCATGCCCTGGCCGACCTGCACGAGACATTCACGCACCTGCGCAAGTATCGCCAGGCCTTCCTGATGCTGCTGGCGTTCCTGATCTACAACGACGGCATCGGCACGATCATCCGCATGGCGTCGCTGTATGGCGCCCAACTCGGGATCGCGGAGCACCACCTGATCGCGGCCTTGCTGCTGGTGCAGTTTGTCGGCGTGCCGTGTGCGTTCGGGTTCGGGTGGCTGGCGAGCCGCATCGGCGCCAAGCGAGCCATCTGGCTGTCGCTCACGGTCTACACGTTCATCAGCATCCTCGGCTACTTCATGCGGACGGCCGTGCATTTCTACGTGCTCGCCATCCTGGTCGGGACGGTACAGGGTGGCAGCCAGGCGCTGTCGCGCTCACTGTTTGCGAGCATGATCCCGCGCGAGCGCTCCTCGGAGTTCTTCGGGTTCTTCGCCGTCACGGAACGGACGGCGGGCATCCTCGGTCCGCTGACCTTCGCGGCCGCCATCGCCCTGACCGGCTCGAGCCGCGGCGCGATCCTCTCGGTGATCGCCTACTTCATCGTCGGCGCGCTGATCCTGGCGCGCGTGGACATCCAGGCGGGGCAGGCGGCCGTTGAACGTCGAACGCTGAACGCTGAACGCTGAAGGCGCAAGGCCGAGAACGCCGCCGGAACCCGAAACCCGAAACCCGGCACCCGGCCAACGAAACGGCCGGCTCGGAGAGCCGGCCCTACCTACCGACGCGGGCGAGTCCGCCGACCTGAAGGTCCGCGGCTACAAACGGCGCGGGGCGCTCGAACAACGACACGCAGCCTACTGCTGCTGTTGCTGCTGCTGCTGTTCCTGGTCCTCGTCGACCAACGGCGGCTCGATTTCGGGTTCGGGCGCGGACCAGTAGAGCGCGGGCATCACGTCGGACGGCGCGATCGGGGCGTCGGTCGTCTGGACGCGGACGGCGACACCGAGCTCGCCGCGGGCGTTGCCCTTGAAGGACCCGCGGGTCGGCGGCACGTCGTGGTAATCACGGCCGACGGCGACCCTGATGTGGCGGTCCATCGCCAGCGTCCTGTTGGTGGGATCGATGCCAACCCAGCCGAGCGACGGCAGCCACGCCTCGACCCACGCGTGCGATGCGCCGTCGACCGAGCGCTCGTCCGCCCTGTTGTCGTGGAACAGGTAGCCGCTCACGTAGCGGCACGGGATTCCCACGCTGCGCACGAGCGCGATCATCACGTGCGCGAAGTCCTGGCACACCCCTCGGCGTGCCGCGAGCGCCTCGTCGATGGGCGAGTCCACGCTCGTGGATTTCGGCGCATATTCGAAGGCGTCGTACAGCTTGTGCTTGAGGCCGCGGACGAGCGAGAGCGGATCGATATCGCGGGAGAGCCCGAGTTCCTGCCCGAATGCCATCAGCGCCTCGGTCGGGCGGGCGAAGAACGAGGGCTCCAGGAACTCGAAGAACCGCTCACGCGTACCGCTGTCGTCAAGCAGCGCCCACGTGGATCGATCGCAGCTCGCGGGGATGGCGATGTCGGCCACGAACTCCACCACCGACTCGGCCACGACCGTCAACTCACGATGGCGCGCCTGCACGTCGAAGTGGTGCACGACGTTGCCCTCGGGATCCTGGTACGCGAACACCCGGGAGCGTGGCGTCGTGGCGAGTTCGAAGCGCAGGCACCGCTGCACGCTCTCGGTGCGCGGCTGCATGCGGACTTCCATCACGCTCTCGCTCACGGCGGCGTCGTAGCGGAAGTGGGTCAGGTGGTAGACGGTGTATCGCATCGATGCTCAGCTCAATGAGAATGCCGAAATGCTGCGAATGCCGGGAATGCCGAGCGCGGTCGCGTTTGGCATTGCGGCATTCGCGGCATTCCGGCATTTGACGCGAGCTCGAATTGCGAGGGCGAGCGTCATGCGCTTTCGCTCTCGAGTTGGTACGAAATGTAGTTCTGGTACGTGGCGTGATGAATCAGCCGACACTGGCGACGCACGTGTTCCAGGGTCTGCGTCAGGTCGCCGTGCAGCAGTTCCTCGATCTGTACGAACTGCAGGGAGGCACGCAGCAGGCCGGCGAGTCGCTCGACGCGTGCCGGATGCGTCCGCCCGGACAGCAGCGCCAGCCGCTTCAGTGATTCCTCGATACGGTCGGCGGAGAAACGGAGCGAGCGCGGGAACTGCGCGTCGAGCACCAGGAAATCGACGACGTGCAAGGGACGGATCGACGCCGAGTGCGCGCGCACGTAGGCGTCAAACGACGCGCAGCACCGCAACAGCGACAACCACTCGACGTACTCGGTCGCCTCGACGCCAGTCCGCAGGCTGTCGTGGAACTCGCGCAGGTGCACGTCGAGCAGCATCGACGTGTTGATCGATCGCTCGAGGAAGCGGGCGAGCTCCATGTATTGCCAGCCCTCGCCACGGACCATGGTGGAGTTCATCATGCCCTTGAACAGGTACACCGAATGGCGTACGTCCCGAAACAGATCCTCGGGCTGTTCCCGCCAGCCGTGGTCCTCGCACGCCGCCTGCAGCCGCAGATACAGGCGGTTCAGCTCCTCCCACATGTCGACGCTGATCTGTTCGCGCACCTGGCGCGCGTTCTCGCGGGCGTAGGACACACACGCCAGCAGCGACTCCTCGCGATCGCCCACCGTCAGGTCGACGGCGAGCCGCGGGAACTCGACGAGCCCGGCGCGCTGGGCGTCCAGGGCCTGCAGCGCGCTCAGGATGCGCACGCCCTGTCGCGACTGCGACTCCGGCGTGCGGTCGGGCGCCAGCGTGACGCTGATTTCGAGCAGCCGCGCGGTGTGCTCGGCGCGCTCGAGATAGCGACTCAGCCAGTAGAGGTGGTCGGCAACGCGAGAGAGCATTTGGCCACCCTCATTCATTCGAGCACCCACGTGTCCTTGCTGCCGCCCCCCTGCGACGAGTTGACGACGAGCGACCCGCGCCGCAGCGCGACACGCGTCAGCCCGCCGGGGACGATGACGGTCTGCTGGCCAGCCAGGATGTAGGGGCGCAAGTCGATGTGCCGGGGCTCGATGCGGTCGTCGATGAAGCACGGCGCGCACGATAGGTCGAGCGTCGGCTGCGCGATGTAGTTGCGAGGGTTGGCGATGATGCAGTCGCGGAACTGGGCGCGCTGCTCCGCGGTGCTGTGCGGGCCAATCAGCATCCCGTAGCCGCCGGACTCGCCCACCGCCTTCACGACCAGCTGGTCGAGGTGCTGCAGCACGTGATCGCGCTGCACGGCATCGTCCAGGAGGTAGGTCTCGACGTTGCGCAGGATCGGATCCTCGTCGAGATAGAACTTGATCATCGCGGGCACGTACGCGTAGACCGCCTTGTCGTCGGCGACGCCCGTGCCGATCGCGTTGCCGAGCGAGACGTTGCCGGCGCGATAGGCATTGAACAGGCCCGTGACCCCCAGCTGCGAGTCGGCCCGGAACGCGAGCGGGTCGACGAAGTCGTCGTCGACGCGCCGGTAGATGACGTCGACGCGCTGTGCCCCCGACGTCGTCCGCATGTACACCACGTTGTCGTGGACGAAGAGGTCGCGCCCCTCGACCAGCTCGATGCCCATCTGCCGCGCCAGAAACGCGTGCTCGAAGTAGGCCGAGTTGAACACACCGGGCGTGAGCAGGACGACGGTCGGATGCGGACGGCCCTGCGGCGACAGGTCGCGCAAGGTGCGCAGCAGCGCCTGCGCATAGTGATCGATCGGCCGGACGCTGTAGCGCGCGAGCAGGCGCGAGAACGTGCGCTTCATCACCGCGCGATTGGCAAGCATGTACGACACGCCGCTCGGCACGCGCAGGTTGTCCTCGAGGACCGCGAACTGCCCGTCGGCCAGGCGCACGAGGTCGGTGCCCGCCACCGAGACGTAGCAGTCGCCGGCGACGCGCAGGCCGCGCATTTCCCGCCGGTAGTGCGGGCAGCTGAAGACGAGCTCGCGCGGGACGACGCCGGCGCGCAGGATGCGGCCGTCATGGTAGATGTCGCGCAGGAACAGGTTGAGGGCGGTGATGCGCTGGGTCAGTCCCCGTTCGAGCTGCTCCCACTCCGCGCTGGTGATGATGCGGGGCAGCAGATCGTAGGGGAAGATGCGCTCGGTCCCGCGGCTGTCGCCGTAGACGGTGAACGTGATGCCCTGGTGGAGGAAGGCGCGATCGGCGACCTGCTGCCGGCGCTGCAGTTCGGTGACCGGCAGCGTCCCGAGCTGCTCGAAGAGCGCGGCGTAGTGGGCGCGCGGCTGCCCGGCCGCGCCGAACATTTCGTCGTAGGCGCGTCCCAGCGAGTAGTCGTCGAACAGCGGCGCCCGTGGAATGGACATCCCGCTCGGCTCGGCCGTCGGCATGCGACAGTAGAGCAGCCCCGGGGCACGTGGCGCAAGGCCGCGCGCTCACTTAATCTGAAAAAGCGCCCAAGGTCGATAACGGGGGCCCGAGGCGTCAAGCGTCAGGCGCCAATCGTCAATCGGCCTTGCCGATCAGCACGATTTCGCCTGTCGGCGCCGGCACGCCACCGGCCGGCTCGACTGACACGGCCATTCCTGCAGGCGGCGGCAGGGACACGGGCGTATCGAACACGATCGACGTTCCGCCCGACGCGTCAGGCCGGAAGATCCCCGCACTGATTGGGGCGCCGCTCGTCAGGACCCACAGCTGATAGGTCCGACCCTCCGGCAGGTCCGGCAGGCGGGTTGCGGTCAGCACGAGCCCCTGGGCCCGGCTCCAGAAGGCACGGGCCGCGGCGCGAGGCGCGCCCTTCTGTCCCGCCAGATCCACCCGACGCAGGTCCGCGGCCGTCAGGATTGAGGTCTCCGCCTGAGCGCGCGCGAGCCGGGTGCGATTGACCCTTGCCTCGGCCTCGGTGGTCGCCAGCCGCGCGGCCGTCGCGTCGAGGTCGGCCTGGAGGCGCTCGACCTGGCTGCGCAACTGCAGTGCGTACACGCCCAGCCCCAGCGCCAGGATGGCGGCCGCGGCGGCAGCCAGCCAGCCCACGGACAGACCGCTGCCGACGACGGGGCCACTCGACTTCGGGGGGAAGTCGACGCCGATCGGGACGGCCGTCCGGGTCGTGGCAGGGGTGTGGCCGCGATCGACGGCATGCCCTGTCACGGCAAGGACGCGGTCACGAAGGGAGGCCGGTGGCTCGACGACGGGGGCGGCGAGGGCCAGTAACCCGAGCGACTCACGCAGCGCGCGGAACTCCGCCAGGGCGTCCGGGTCGCCGGCAAGCCATGCCTCGATCGCCGGCCGCTCCGACTCGGGCAGCGTGCCGAGTGCGAGCTCAGCGAGGGCGTCATAGCGGGGATCGGTCCCAGACGACGTCATGCGTGACCCTCCGGCGTGTCCGGTGTGTGCCCCGGTGAGGGCAGTGCCGCACGCAGGCGCAGCAGGCCTACCCGGATCCTCGTCTTGATCGTACCGAGCGGCTGGTCGAGGCGCTCGGCGACTTCGGTGTGCGTCAGGCCCTCCTGGAATGCCAGCTCGATGGCCATGCGCTGCGCGTCTGGCAAGGCGTCGAGAGCCGCACGCACGCGCGAGATGTCGTCTGCGGTCAGCAGCGCGAGGTCCACCGGCGGCGCCGCGTCCGCGGCATCCCGCAAGGCCGACGGATGGTCGCTGTCGAGGGGCGGCTGTCCACGCCGCGCCCTCAGGCGATCGATCGCGCGGCTGCGCGTCATCATCAGCAGCCACGCCACCACCACGCCGCGCGTCGTGTCGTACCGCGACGCCTGCCGCCACGCCTGGGCGAAGACGTCCTGGACGATTTCCTCCGCGTCGCCCTCGTCGCGCAGGATCCGGACCGCGAGGGAGAACATCGCCCGTCCGTGCCGGTCGTAGAGCTCCGCCAGCGCGCCACCGTCGCCGGCGGCCATGCGCCGCATCGCGTCCGCATCGGCCTCGCTGGACTGCCGAGGCTCGTCGGTCTGGGCGGCGAGGGCGAAGAGTAACCACATCAGCCCGTACGCCTTTCTCTACGCACGACGACCAAGTCTAGATGTCGTGGGGCGAATCACCAAGGACTGGACGCGGATCAGAGGAAGGTCAGCCCTGCGTTCCTGAAGTCGCCGTCGAGCACGGACTGGGAGTTGGTGCCGAGCCAGCTGTCCAGCACACGGGCGTACACGGACCTGAAGTCGGTCTGGTAGCGGATGTCGCCGTTGTTGCTCTCGAGCGTGGGGTTGCCCGGGGTGTCCCGCAGGTCCGGTGCCGTGCCATAGAGGCCGCCGTTGACGCCGCCGCCGAGCAGCATCATCGTGCTCGCCGCGCCATGATCGGTCCCCTGGCTGCCGTTCTCGTAGACACGCCGCCCGAACTCGGAGAACTGCAGCACGAGCGTGTCGCTCAGCAGGCCCTGGTTGCGTACATCCGTGTAGAACGCCAGCAGCGCGTCGTCCATTGTCGCCATCAGCCGGTAGTAGGCGCCGTTCTCCTGGTTGGGATTCTGGGAGGCATGCGTGTCGAAGCCGCCTGTCTGCACCCAGAACACGCGGGTGCCGATGCCGCGCACCATCGACCCGGCCACGGCCCGCAGTGCGCTGCCCAGCCCGGTGCCCGGATAGGTCACCGTCGGCGCGTACTGCGCCACCGATGCGACGCGATCGAGGGTGTCGAAGGCGGCGCGCGCCGTGCCCGAGACGAACGACAGGTGCGGGCGATCCACGGGGACGTGCGAGGCGATGCGGGTGGCGGCCTGACGCGCGAACAGCGCCTCATTGCCAGAGTTCGGGCTGCTGAACGCGTACGTGCGGGGGTCGGGAATGGCGGGCACGCCGACGAAGCGCGAGAGGAGCGTCCGCGGCGTCTCGCGCACCGTGTTCCAGCCCGTGAGCGGGTCGAGCGGCTGCGGCAGCAGTTCGAGGTACCGGCCGAGCCAGCCCGGGCCCGACGGATTGCCGGGATCGGCCGTCGACCAGATGTCGGTGCCGAGGAAGTGCGAGCGGCTCGAATTCGGATAGCCACTGCGCTGGACGACAGCGAGACGGCCGGCGTCAAACACCTGCTTGAGGCCGATCAGTCGCGGGTGGAGCCCCACCGTGGTGCCGCTCGTGTCGGTACCGATCTGCAGAACGTTACTCGTCGGCAAGGCGATCGTCGGTCGGCGCTGGTAATAGCCGGTGTTGCCATAGGGCACCACCATGCTCAGCGCGTCGTTGCCGCCGCTCAGGTACAGCACGACGAGGTTTCGCGCGCGTGCGCCCTGGGCGCGGGCGATGTCCGAGAGGAACGCCGGCGCGGCGAAGCTCACGGTGAAGGCAGCGACGCCTCCCTTGATGAACTGCCGACGATTGGAGGTCATGAGTCATGCCTCATGCCCGGTAATGCCTGATGCCTGATGCCTGATGCCTCATGCCGATTCCGTTCTCCGGGCTCCGGGCTCCGTTCCCCGGTACCCGGTACCCGGATGGTCATACGAACTGGTACTCCGGCGACGCGAGCACGAGATGCGTCACACCAGCCGCCTTGGCCAGCAACTCGGTGTCCGATCCGGTCCAGTTCGTACCAGCCCGCAGGTAGCCAAGCAGTTCGTTGTATGGCGGCGGGTCGAAGGGCATCGTCGACAGCCGGTCCAGCGTGTACGACAGCACCGACTCCGGTGACCCCTTGGAGGGCCGGGCCGCATCGCGCAGGTTGAAGCGCTGATTCTGTGTCAGGGTCGCGGCGAAGTTCATTCGCGCAAGCATGCCGCCGGTCGAAAACCACCCCGCGCCCGTCTCCCAGCCGTTGACGTCGGGCGGCTCGAACAGCGTCTGCCCCATCGCCACCAAGGGCGACAGCGCTCCGTCCACGGAGAACCCTGCCCAGCCGGTCTCCTTGATCGACTTCACGACGAATTCAACGGGCCATGCGTAACGCGTGTAGTAGTTGGACTCGTCCTGGAAGTCGGGCGACAGCAGCACCTGCAGTACCACGCGGCGCATGTCGAAGTTGGTGGTGTAGAAGGTGTTCGCAATGCGATCGACGAACGACTGCGGCGCCGGCTGCAGCTCGCTGACGAAGAAGGCGTAGAGCTTGCGCGCCAGCCGCGGGCCAGTCTGCGGATGCCGGCAGCAGGCGAGCAGGAAGTCGAG includes:
- a CDS encoding DUF1501 domain-containing protein; protein product: MTSNRRQFIKGGVAAFTVSFAAPAFLSDIARAQGARARNLVVLYLSGGNDALSMVVPYGNTGYYQRRPTIALPTSNVLQIGTDTSGTTVGLHPRLIGLKQVFDAGRLAVVQRSGYPNSSRSHFLGTDIWSTADPGNPSGPGWLGRYLELLPQPLDPLTGWNTVRETPRTLLSRFVGVPAIPDPRTYAFSSPNSGNEALFARQAATRIASHVPVDRPHLSFVSGTARAAFDTLDRVASVAQYAPTVTYPGTGLGSALRAVAGSMVRGIGTRVFWVQTGGFDTHASQNPNQENGAYYRLMATMDDALLAFYTDVRNQGLLSDTLVLQFSEFGRRVYENGSQGTDHGAASTMMLLGGGVNGGLYGTAPDLRDTPGNPTLESNNGDIRYQTDFRSVYARVLDSWLGTNSQSVLDGDFRNAGLTFL
- a CDS encoding anti-sigma factor, encoding MTSSGTDPRYDALAELALGTLPESERPAIEAWLAGDPDALAEFRALRESLGLLALAAPVVEPPASLRDRVLAVTGHAVDRGHTPATTRTAVPIGVDFPPKSSGPVVGSGLSVGWLAAAAAAILALGLGVYALQLRSQVERLQADLDATAARLATTEAEARVNRTRLARAQAETSILTAADLRRVDLAGQKGAPRAAARAFWSRAQGLVLTATRLPDLPEGRTYQLWVLTSGAPISAGIFRPDASGGTSIVFDTPVSLPPPAGMAVSVEPAGGVPAPTGEIVLIGKAD
- a CDS encoding sigma-70 family RNA polymerase sigma factor, with the protein product MWLLFALAAQTDEPRQSSEADADAMRRMAAGDGGALAELYDRHGRAMFSLAVRILRDEGDAEEIVQDVFAQAWRQASRYDTTRGVVVAWLLMMTRSRAIDRLRARRGQPPLDSDHPSALRDAADAAPPVDLALLTADDISRVRAALDALPDAQRMAIELAFQEGLTHTEVAERLDQPLGTIKTRIRVGLLRLRAALPSPGHTPDTPEGHA
- a CDS encoding alpha-E domain-containing protein, whose amino-acid sequence is MLSRVADHLYWLSRYLERAEHTARLLEISVTLAPDRTPESQSRQGVRILSALQALDAQRAGLVEFPRLAVDLTVGDREESLLACVSYARENARQVREQISVDMWEELNRLYLRLQAACEDHGWREQPEDLFRDVRHSVYLFKGMMNSTMVRGEGWQYMELARFLERSINTSMLLDVHLREFHDSLRTGVEATEYVEWLSLLRCCASFDAYVRAHSASIRPLHVVDFLVLDAQFPRSLRFSADRIEESLKRLALLSGRTHPARVERLAGLLRASLQFVQIEELLHGDLTQTLEHVRRQCRLIHHATYQNYISYQLESESA
- a CDS encoding transglutaminase family protein, with protein sequence MRYTVYHLTHFRYDAAVSESVMEVRMQPRTESVQRCLRFELATTPRSRVFAYQDPEGNVVHHFDVQARHRELTVVAESVVEFVADIAIPASCDRSTWALLDDSGTRERFFEFLEPSFFARPTEALMAFGQELGLSRDIDPLSLVRGLKHKLYDAFEYAPKSTSVDSPIDEALAARRGVCQDFAHVMIALVRSVGIPCRYVSGYLFHDNRADERSVDGASHAWVEAWLPSLGWVGIDPTNRTLAMDRHIRVAVGRDYHDVPPTRGSFKGNARGELGVAVRVQTTDAPIAPSDVMPALYWSAPEPEIEPPLVDEDQEQQQQQQQQ
- a CDS encoding circularly permuted type 2 ATP-grasp protein, which produces MSIPRAPLFDDYSLGRAYDEMFGAAGQPRAHYAALFEQLGTLPVTELQRRQQVADRAFLHQGITFTVYGDSRGTERIFPYDLLPRIITSAEWEQLERGLTQRITALNLFLRDIYHDGRILRAGVVPRELVFSCPHYRREMRGLRVAGDCYVSVAGTDLVRLADGQFAVLEDNLRVPSGVSYMLANRAVMKRTFSRLLARYSVRPIDHYAQALLRTLRDLSPQGRPHPTVVLLTPGVFNSAYFEHAFLARQMGIELVEGRDLFVHDNVVYMRTTSGAQRVDVIYRRVDDDFVDPLAFRADSQLGVTGLFNAYRAGNVSLGNAIGTGVADDKAVYAYVPAMIKFYLDEDPILRNVETYLLDDAVQRDHVLQHLDQLVVKAVGESGGYGMLIGPHSTAEQRAQFRDCIIANPRNYIAQPTLDLSCAPCFIDDRIEPRHIDLRPYILAGQQTVIVPGGLTRVALRRGSLVVNSSQGGGSKDTWVLE